Part of the Pelmatolapia mariae isolate MD_Pm_ZW linkage group LG3_W, Pm_UMD_F_2, whole genome shotgun sequence genome is shown below.
GCAAGATGCCGGAAATGGCTCTGAACCCTCGTCGATAATATAATGACAATTAAGCTTTGAAACAACTCCTACTACTATACCACTCAACCCTGGTGAGGATTCTAACCAAActggaaagatttaaaataaatctgGGACAAAAAATGGCACCCAGTCAAAAAGAACGAAGTGTGCAGTTGCTCCTGTCAACTGTTGCTTTCGGAGAAGCTAACCCTTGATAGCCAAGAAGGTTGGAAAATAGATAAAAAAATGGCCTGTTTGCTGAGATTGCGAAGATCAGGGTGACACTGTACAGTGTTGCAGCTGATGTCACGCTGATTAAATCCAACACAACAGAACTCCAGAACTCTGAAGCTGCAATCCAAACGAGTCTGACAGAGGCTGAAAGTCGTATCTTCGACTTGGCTAAAGATAACGGCAAGCTATTTAAAAAAGTAGAGCAACTTTGGACCTGGATTGATAATCACGTAAACAATATCATGGCGCCAACTACCCCTGGCAGAGGGTTGTTGGCACTATGcccctcccctgttttaaatggaCCTTAAACAGCATGCATCAACACCACATATCAGTGGGTGGAGtaaggtttggggtcttcacaaCCATGTTCTCTGTTCACTGTCTGGGGCgagggctgggaggaggagctggccgTCTGGGACTGTCCGGGGGCAGTCTGCTCATCTCCACCCAAGAGTAAAGTGAACCATCTCCTGGGTCTGGGGGAAGATTGCCCCTTCAAGAGTGCTGGTGCCTGGACCCAGTGTTGTGAGAAACCATCCTACTCTCACAATATTCCGTATTATAATTTGCTGGTGACTTGTGACTAAACCTAACCCTACCCTCTAactataaccctaaccataactgTAAGAACCATAACCTGGGTGAGAGAAAAATAAGTTAATTTGGGTTTGGTGTTGTGTGCATGCGCTGCGTCTGCGCCGAAACATTGGGTAGGATCTTTTTTTAGGTaagatggattcccagaacaccgggAGTATAGAGTTCATTGGGGAGTGTGAGCATGTGTactcccaccctcatgcacacatattcaAATAATCATGCATCATCAAACATGGAAACACATAGAAATgtacatgtttgtgtctgtgtgtgtgcctgtttgtctatATCTATGTGTCAGCTCTTAAACTCCTCCTCTCTCAAAATTACCATTCAATGCTaagattttagaaaaggttGTGGCTAAGCAGCTTAAGCTGTTCAAGATAAATTCCAATCTGGCTTTCGTAGAGCTCACTCTACTGAAActtcagctgagactgaagaagtcacctggatgagtgacaaaaggtttctcccactgaaaacgctacgtccagatgaacagaatcaaccttttgggatttacttaacTGGACgattgatgattttttttaatgcctcactgagttttgttttttgttgaaatgtgtatttctttaaatgtttaaaaatagttttaaaaaactaacaaaaaaaacttaCTATTGAACTAATGATTTATAAAGAAATGATCATTACGAGAATTCATGACAACAGAATTACTTCTCTGTACATCTTTCATTTGCAGAATTAACCAGGACACATCAGATCAATCTGAGCACAAAAATCACCTGGACTCCGTGTTTATggtgtgtaaaaagaaacacacaactgCTACACTAAATCAAGAATCATATAGTAAACAGTCATAGCACTAAAAGTGTGGCACAGTGGTAGATTCATAGTTCAGTGGTAGTGGTAGTTCATGTTCAACATAAAGTTTATATCTCTCTATTCCAGCTCCTTGAGAAAAAAATTGTCACATTTATGAAAAATGAGCTAAAGGAGTTCCAGAGGTTTCTGAGTCAGAGGCTGGATGATGATGAGACAGTGATGTATGAGGATAAagagaagagaagcagcaggGAGGCATTTCTGAAGATCACACTACACTTTCTGAGGAGAATGAATGAGGAGGAGCTGGCTCACTGTCTTCAAAGCAGTaagactttttgttttattgtgtagCTTAAAGTTTGTCTATATTTACAATAGGATtttataaatgaaagaaaaaaaaactcaaattcTTTCACTCACAAATATTTGGATATCAAGATTGCTATCACATGGGAATGAAGCAGACAGGTGTATCTCAAACAGCTATGTCTGTTTgggtttattaaattaaatatttacattgtaaatatacacatataaatatatgcataCATCATTGCTCTTCATGCAGGAACTCATGCTGAAGTTGGCAAACGTAAACTAAAATCCAAgttgaagaagaagttccagtgtgtgtttgaggggatcgctaaagcaggaaacccaacccttctgaatcagatctacacagagctctacatcacagagggagggactgcagaggtcaatgatgaacatgaggtcagacagattgaaacagcaaataggaaaccacacagaccagaaacaccaatcagacaagaagacatctttaaagcctcacctggaagagatgaaccaatcagaacagtgctgacaaagggagtggctggcattgggaaaacagtcttaacacagaaatacagcctggactgggctgaagacaaagccaaccaggacatccagttcatatttccattcactttcagagagctgaatgtgctgaaagaggaaaagttcagcttggtggaacttgttcatcacttctttactgaaaccaaagaagcaggaatctgcagctttgaagacttccaggttgtgttcatctttgatggtctggatgagtgtcgacttcctctggacttccacaaaactacaatcctaactgaccctagaaagtccacctcagtggatgtgctgctgataaacctcatcagggggaaactgcttccctctgctcgcctctggataaccacacgacctgcagcagccaatcagatccctcctgactgtgctggcatggtgacagaggccagagggttcactgacccacaaaaggaggagtacttcaggaagagattcacaGATAAGAaacaggccagcaggatcatctcccacatcaagacatcacgaaacctccacatcatgtgccacatcccagtcttctgctggatcactgctacagttctggaggatgtgctgaaaaccagagagggaggacggctgcccaagaccctgactgagatgtacatccacttcctggtggttcaaaCTAAAATGGCAATTGTCAAATATGATGGAAAACGTGAAAGAGATCCAATTTGGATTAAGAAGAGCAGGGtgatgattgagtctctgggaaaattGGCTTTTGATCAgttgcagaaaggaaacctgatcttctatgaatcagacctgacagagtgtggcatcgatatcagagcagcctcagtgtactcaggagtgttcacacagatttttagagaggagagaggactgtaccaggacaaggtgttctgcttcatccatctgagtgttcaggagtttctggctgctcttcatgtccatctgaccttcatcaactctggagtcAACCTGCTGGAAGATCAACAAGCAAATTTCAACAATATCAATGTATTTAAAGACATACCTAAGCTGAAACATCTTTACCAGAGTGCTGTGGATAAGGCCTTggagagtccaaatggacacctggacttgtttcTCCGCTttctcctgggtctttcactgcagaccaatcagactctcctacaaGGCCttctgacacagacaggaagtaaccCATCAACCAGACATAAAACTGTTGAATTTATCACCAAGAAGATCGGAGGAAATCTGTctacagagaaaagcatcaatctgttccactgtctgattgaactgaatgatcgttctttAATGAAGGACATCCAAAACTCTCTGGTTTTAGGACGTCtgtccacagataaactgtcttctgctcagtggtcagctctggtcttcatcttactgtcatcagaaaaagatctggatgtgtttgacctgaagaaatactctgcatcagaggaggctcttctgaggctgctgccaatGGTCAAAGCCACAAACAAAGCTCTGTGAGTCAATTAATAATGTTATTTTTAGGAAAAAAATTCCTTAATTTACTAGTAAATGGATATTGAAAGTAATGGATTGTCTTGCAGGCTGTGTGACTGTAATTTGACAGAGAACagttgtgaagctctgtcctcagttctcagctctCAGTCATGTAGGCTGAGAGaactggacctgagtaacaacaacCTAAAGGATTCTGGGGTGAAGCTGTTGGCTGCTGGAGTAAAGAGTCCACACTGCAGGCTGGAATCTCTCaggtcagattaaaaaaaaaagaaagaaaaaaaaaaaaaaaaaagaaggaactaTTAGTGCAGCTTAACTTTGAGTTTTTTGACACCAGAGCCTCTTTTGAGGTCACTAGCGCAAGTTTGACGTGACAATCTTTTCTTCACCAAGACGCTGCATTATGTTTGCTGCATATTTGTAGTGTACATATTAATGCTGTATGAATTTCCAGAATTTCAAAGGTTTTCTACTCTCGACTGGAGTCTTCTGACTGGAGCCCACTGAagtcatttttcattgttattgCAAAATAAGATTAGATGGTGTGCTTTGTTACATAGGGTGTTGTTATTCTACTATAAATACCAGTTAGAAGATGGACAGTAGCCATAAATTGCTATAGAAGGCCAATTGCATGCCCGTTGTAGCCTCAGTTTGAAGTCTCTTTTTGctgatacttttttttgtttgagtgGAATAGTTTCTGAAATCAGGGCCTAGTTAAAGCCCCTTATTAAAAATTGCTGTCTTTTCATGTTGTAATTAATGGTTATTTGAATGTCTGTTGTTGTTGCCAGCTTAAATGACTGGTTACTAGCCTGTTGTGACCTCTCTGTGCTCAGTTGTCTGTCAAACTATGCTTGTCTGAACAACAGCCAAAACCCTTTACTGTATCgaacaactgtgtgtgtgtgtgtgtgtgtgtgtgtgtgtgtgtgtgtgtgtgtgtatgtgtgtgcgtgtgtgtgtgtgtgtgtgtgtgtgtgtgtacgcgcGCGCGCAGGCTATCAGGTTGTCTAATCACAGAGGAAGGTTGTGCTTCTCTAGCTTCAGCACTGAGCTCAAACCCCTCCTATTTGAGAGAGCTGGATCTGCGTAATAACAGCCTGCAGGACTCAGGAGTGAATTTGCTGCTTGCAGGATTGGAGGATCCATATTGGAGGCTTGATATTCTCAGGTACCCCCCTCTATTTTACCTTTAACCAGAAAATCCCTTGAAATTATAATCATGGACATAAAATTACAATTGCATAAAAACAACAAGGCCAGATAAGTCTGTTTCATTCAtgataaataaacatttgtgtTTCATCCTGTAGGGTGGACAGTGGTGGAGAGTGGAAGGTAACTCTTGGTCTAAGGAAATGTAAGTGGCACATGCTATATCTCCAGTATTTTCTCAAAGTTTTTGGATGAGATCTTCTGGGTGTTCTGGAAAATAAATGGTAGTCAGAATATTTGACTTGTGCAACTGATTTTATTTACTGTCAAGAAAACAGAAGTTTAATAGAATAAGGTTTAATTAATAGGTTTGACAGTGGATCTGATCTATAACTAAGGTATCAATTAACATCTTCAAATGTTTTCTGGAAACCTTTAATTAGCTACTCTGCTCATAGATCAATGTATGCTAAAGTCACCAGTtacacaaaacaataaacagtttcttcattttcttctctttcctccACCAGTTGCTTGTGAGCTAACATTGGACCTGAAcaccacacacaaaaacctaaAACTGTTTAACAACAACAGGAGGATGAAAGtactgaagcagcagcagcagccttaTCCTGATCACCCAGAGAGATTTGATATGTTTTGCCAAGTGCTGTGTAAAAATGGCCTGGCTGGTCGTTGTTACTGGGAAGTTGAGTGGGAAGGAAATGTTAACATAGCAGTGACTCACAGAGGGATCCCAAGGAAAGGCAACAGCAGGGCTTCCAGGTTTGGAgggaatgatcagtcctggagtttGACCTGCTCTGATGACGGTTACTCTGTCTGGCACAATGATAAAGaaacatccatctcctcctcctctatctctaacagagtagcagtttatgtggactgtcctgctgggactctgtccttctacagagtctcttCCGACACTCTGATCCTCCTCCACACCTTCTCCATCACATTTACTCAACTTCTCTATCCTGGGTTTACAGTCTGGGATGGTTCAGTCACTCTTTGTTCAGTGACAGAATCAGACTGCTGACTGaaaatcaaagtttttaaaatcagGCTCACCAATAAACATCCCAGTTTGACACCAAGATTAATCAGTGTTAGTTTCAAAATATGACTCCAGGGGGCCCAGGGTCAAGGGAGGGACAGCACATATACCAGTGGGCCTGAACACAATGACCTCGCCTTCAGTCTTACTTttattgaaatttaaaaatttaaGGGCATTTTTCATCAAAGACCATTTTGCTGGCTAATTTACTATCACTTGATGATGCTGTTCTGTGAAACGATGCATACGAGCCATGTGCAATTCCAAACAAAACTACTTATCATACCAGACTGTTAATAATGGTGATGAACAGATGTTTTGAGAAATCCACagacaggaaagaaaaatattgaGACTGTTAAAGACAGCAAGCTGTGATCAGTAATAAGTGTGCTTCAACAAATTTCTCCCTCTAGTAACATTTCTGTTGTTCACAACAAATCAATGTGTAAAGTAAAACATGTGTTTAATGTAATATCTACATAGGTTTACAGCATTATTTTGTTCACAGCCCTGAAACTTTTTAAGCTTTCTAGGGGTTCATATGATTAGGTTTGTTCTACACATTGTCAAGGAAAGCTAGAAGCTCATTTACCTCACAGTAGTCCACACGGAACTGTATAGACCCATCTTTCTTCACCACAAGAACTATGGGGCTAGGGATAGGGTTAGGTGTGACCATTCCACCCAAATCCCCTGGGTGAGCAGGGTAATGAGAGCTCAGTGGTTCCTGTAGAAAAACTCAATGATTTCAAACAAACTGTGCTGTTGTATCTGATAAGGATGATTGATTTTGCAGCAAAAGAATAACTCTTCTTTATACTTCTGCAATGCAGTCCTCAGGAAATGGAAGGTTGTAGTTTTAATGTTTGCTGTTTCCTGCGATTTACACAGATGTGGAGATGGAGGAGGGGTCTGTAATAAAAATGCTGAAGGGGGAGAATCAGGGGCTCCCACAATGCAATGGGTCGTGTGTTTGCAAAAAGAAGTCCATACATCCtcactttaataaaaaaaatgcttttatctCTCTTTGTTATCTAAGTTCAGCTACCAATCACAACCACATTCACATCCTCATGCAAAAgctcttcacaataaaacaggaaacttgtAAAAATGATCCATacaaaatgtaaatgctgttttaaacttatgaaacacatttttttcacaagtttaaaaaagcaaaaggaaaatactttaacaattatTACTTTACATTCTAACATatatttcaacatttttaaagtttaaacccatttgaataaattatatttttaacctatttgcaaataaatatattcattaactaaaatgtaaaatttccaAAAAAGTTACCCACATGGATTGAATAAATCAACAGGCTAACATATAATAAAGTGTGTTTCGTTAttccgttatgtgtctgtgtgtgcctgtttgtctgtgtctatatgtcaggtcgggtcttagactccacctccctgggaactcccaggccctccaaagtgtggaggcctatctcccctcaccacactccctgctggtaactgatgccctcaggggttggtgcattggtggttcttggtgtctggggctgggtgctcaggtatgcaccagctcactcccggtggctacttggcggggcttggtgcctgtcgctcggtcaggcctcttccggggcaaagggggccctcgggcctccggcctcggggcctgcaactCGGTTcgctctggcacagctggctgccagcagagccggcgggcacgccggtgcagccccctctggcttctgctccgtggctactgggtgacccctcgtctggggatctcctcagcccttcccaagagggtggcacggatgcccctccggtggtactccttgggctctcgcactctggggcctctggatgtctggagcctggatctcctccatgcctgcttcatgccctgggggacggggctatgggcctccacaccctctagcagaccgttacatgggaaaaccttttgtatacaagcgcgttgatcaacacaggtgtgcacacgggtgttcactgttcgtagacataaactacacctttcttagctgctacttcaaagcacattgtgcgctgtctgtccggcatgctgcacaacaacattcaatatttagtatttactgctgttcacacttagctagattaacgtgatggtgttgtgtttagtatgttgctttgtttttttgttttttttgcttgttttctcttctttttctctcaacaggtgatccaggagattttatttttctctttgtctttgtaagtgccctttctcactgtcccttttcccttctgtttttcttttccttcctctctctctttctccctttcctatcccccagtcatatctgtcccatctgtaacaactgaaaataaaataaataataacaacaaagtttgatcaaatggaccaatacggcaatgccatgatgatccatttggcaaaataaatccatttgttatccttgttggtcttcagacaacaattctgacggctaaagaaccaaatgggagaggcaaaaaaaaaaaaaaaagttgaaatgtgaagaattggtttttgtattatatgatttatttattacaatttatgtggagtgaataaataaatgtctatttatggtggcccctagagacaaagcacgcacaaactccaaaacacgtaaaaactccaaaacaggaaaaaacacgtaaaaactcccaaacaccctcgggcctccggcctctgggcctgcggctcgggtcactctggcacagctggctgctggcagagccggcgggcacgccactgcagccccctctggcttctgcttctactgggtgacccctcatctgggggtctcctcagctcttcccaggagggtggcacggatgcccctccggtggtcctccttgggctctcgcactctggggcctctggatgtctggggcctggatctcctccatgtgctgcttcatgccctgggggacggggctatggctctctACATCCTCTAGTAGaccattacatggggaaaccttttgaatacaagcgcgctgatccacacaggtgtgcacacgggtgttcactgttcatagacataaactacacctctATTGGCTACTACTTCAAaccacattgtgcgctgtcggtcctgcttgctacacaacaacattcaatatttagtatttactgctgtttacacttagctagattaacgcgatggtgttgtgtttagtatgttgctcagtttttttttttttgcttgttttctcttctttttctctcaacaggtgatccaggagatttttttttcttctttctctttgtaagtgccctttctcactgtccctcttcccttctgtttttcttttccttcatctttcttttccctttcctatccctcagtcatgtctgtctggtctgtaacaactgaaaataaaataaaataaataataataaaggtcgatcaaatggaccaatacggcaaggccgtgatgatccatttggcaaagtaaatccattgggtatccttgttggtcttcagacaacaattctgacggctaaagaaccaaatgggacagacaaaaaaaaaaacaagaaaactctcaaacatgtaaaaacaccgaagcacgtaaaaactctgaagcatgtacaaaccCAGAAgtacgtaaaaactccaaaacatgtaacaactccaaagcacgtaaaaactccaaaacacatacaaaaccaaacagaagtgctccaggatgctaggtgcagtgttgagcttttgttacctagaggctacacaagccagcaagtaccaacgaccggtgtgtggtagtaacaggtaaatgaacttttttaatatagatgagtgcttgtgtataaatacacaaacaatacatatatgctttcaattgtgtaatttaagtgatctaggtagctctgttttggaagttcagttaacgctagaaatgggttttggagtttgtatgtgttttgtctcaaggggccaccgcatatatttatatatgcagtggagagtagactttatcaaagtagatgtctttctgaaagtgctgtaactaagtttaagaatataatccacccactgttatcatcttcaatgccctgtaccaacatagagcagagcagctatctgaacgctactccaacagaggtcgattatcttgttaataatttgacctcctcactacgtacgactctggatactgtagctcctgtgaaaactaaggcctcaaatcagaagtacctgactccgtggtataattctcaaacacgtagcctaaagcagataactcgtaagctggagaggaaatggcgtgtcacaaatttagaggatcatcatttagcctggagaaatagtttgctgctttataagaaagccctccgcaaagccagaacatcttactatttgtcaccgattgaagaaaataagaacaacccaaggtttctcttcagcactgtagccaggctgacaaaaagtcagagctctactgagccaacaatccctttaacgttaactagtaatgacttcatgaacttcttcacaaataaaatttttatcattagagaaaaaattaccaataatcatcccacagatgtaatatcatctacagctacttttagtaccatcggtgttaagttagactctttttctccaattgatctttctgagttaacttcaataattaattcctccaaaccatcaacgtgtcttttagaccccgttcctacaaaactgctcaaagaagtcctgccattaattaatgcttcaatcttaaatatgatcaacctatctctaataatcggctatgtaccacaggccttcaaggtggctgtagttaaacctttactcaaaaagcatctctagacccagctgtcttagctaattataggccaatctccaaccttcctttcatatcaaaaatccttgaaagagtaattgtcaaacagctaatagatcatctgcagaggaatggcttatttgaagagtttcggtcaggtttcagagctcatcacagcacagaaacagctttagtgaaggttacaaatgatcttcttatggcctctgacagtggactcatctctgtgcttgtcctgctagaccttagtgctgcgtttgatactgttgaccataatatcctattagagcggttagaacatgctgtaggtattacaggtactgcactgcagtggtttgtatcatatctatctaacagactccaatttgtacatgtaaatgaagagtcctcttcagacactaaggtcaattatggtgttccacagggttcagtgctaggaccaattctatttacattatacatgcttcccctaggcagcatcattagaagacatagcataaattttcactgctatgcagatgacacgcagctctatctatccatgaagccaggtaacacacaccaattagttaaactgcaggaatgtcttaaagacataaagacctggatggccgctaactttctgcttcttaattcagataaaactgaggttattgtactcggccctgaaaatcttagaaatatggtatctaaccagattcttactctggatggcattaccttggcctccagtaatgctgtgaggaaccttgaagtcatttttgaccaggacatgtccttcaacgcacatattaaacaaatatgtaagactgctttcttccatttgcgcaacatctctaaaattagaaatatcctgtctcagagtgatgctgaaaaactagttcatgcattcattacttccaggctggactactgtaattctttattatcaggatgtcctaaaaacttgctgaaaagtcttcagctaatccaaaatgctgcagcaagagtactgacagggacgagaaagagagagcag
Proteins encoded:
- the LOC135932460 gene encoding protein NLRC3-like; amino-acid sequence: MDQCEDREEGVPPSKSTLCGEHESQTKAQRIQQQRPDSAELSSVPMESDESMYEPTYAGHHLKADCMHQHHISVGGVRFGVFTTMFSVHCLGRGLGGGAGRLGLSGGSLLISTQEINQDTSDQSEHKNHLDSVFMLLEKKIVTFMKNELKEFQRFLSQRLDDDETVMYEDKEKRSSREAFLKITLHFLRRMNEEELAHCLQSRTHAEVGKRKLKSKLKKKFQCVFEGIAKAGNPTLLNQIYTELYITEGGTAEVNDEHEVRQIETANRKPHRPETPIRQEDIFKASPGRDEPIRTVLTKGVAGIGKTVLTQKYSLDWAEDKANQDIQFIFPFTFRELNVLKEEKFSLVELVHHFFTETKEAGICSFEDFQVVFIFDGLDECRLPLDFHKTTILTDPRKSTSVDVLLINLIRGKLLPSARLWITTRPAAANQIPPDCAGMVTEARGFTDPQKEEYFRKRFTDKKQASRIISHIKTSRNLHIMCHIPVFCWITATVLEDVLKTREGGRLPKTLTEMYIHFLVVQTKMAIVKYDGKRERDPIWIKKSRVMIESLGKLAFDQLQKGNLIFYESDLTECGIDIRAASVYSGVFTQIFREERGLYQDKVFCFIHLSVQEFLAALHVHLTFINSGVNLLEDQQANFNNINVFKDIPKLKHLYQSAVDKALESPNGHLDLFLRFLLGLSLQTNQTLLQGLLTQTGSNPSTRHKTVEFITKKIGGNLSTEKSINLFHCLIELNDRSLMKDIQNSLVLGRLSTDKLSSAQWSALVFILLSSEKDLDVFDLKKYSASEEALLRLLPMVKATNKALLCDCNLTENSCEALSSVLSSQSCRLRELDLSNNNLKDSGVKLLAAGVKSPHCRLESLRLSGCLITEEGCASLASALSSNPSYLRELDLRNNSLQDSGVNLLLAGLEDPYWRLDILRVDSGGEWKVTLGLRKFACELTLDLNTTHKNLKLFNNNRRMKVLKQQQQPYPDHPERFDMFCQVLCKNGLAGRCYWEVEWEGNVNIAVTHRGIPRKGNSRASRFGGNDQSWSLTCSDDGYSVWHNDKETSISSSSISNRVAVYVDCPAGTLSFYRVSSDTLILLHTFSITFTQLLYPGFTVWDGSVTLCSVTESDC